From the Gallaecimonas mangrovi genome, one window contains:
- the pheS gene encoding phenylalanine--tRNA ligase subunit alpha — protein MQHLDEIVSQAKAAIEAATDMAALDAIRVDYLGKKGLLTLQMQSLRDLSPEERPKAGAVINEAKQAVQEVLNAKKDAMAQAELNAKLAAEQVDITLPGRRQPIGGLHPVSRTIARIETFFGELGFAVKEGPEIEDAFHNFDALNIPPSHPARADHDTFYFTPDMLLRTQTSGVQIRTMEVEQPPLRIISPGRVYRNDYDQTHTPMFHQVEGLLVDENISFADLKGILHDFLQNFFEEDLEVRFRPSFFPFTEPSAEVDVKGKNGKWLEVLGCGMVHPNVLKAVGIDAEKYTGFAFGMGVERLTMLRYGVNDLRAFFENDVRFLKQFN, from the coding sequence ATGCAACATCTTGACGAGATCGTCAGCCAGGCCAAAGCTGCAATTGAAGCGGCAACGGACATGGCGGCACTGGATGCCATCCGGGTCGATTACCTGGGCAAAAAGGGGCTGTTAACCCTGCAAATGCAATCGCTGCGAGACTTGAGCCCAGAAGAGCGGCCCAAGGCTGGCGCGGTAATTAACGAAGCCAAGCAAGCGGTTCAAGAGGTATTGAACGCGAAGAAAGACGCAATGGCCCAGGCTGAACTTAATGCCAAGCTGGCCGCCGAGCAGGTCGATATTACCCTGCCTGGCCGTCGTCAGCCTATTGGCGGCTTGCACCCGGTTAGCCGCACCATTGCTCGTATCGAAACCTTCTTTGGCGAACTCGGTTTTGCGGTTAAGGAAGGCCCCGAAATTGAAGATGCATTTCACAACTTCGATGCCCTGAATATTCCGCCTTCGCACCCGGCGCGGGCTGACCACGATACCTTCTACTTCACCCCAGACATGCTGCTGCGTACCCAAACCAGCGGTGTGCAAATTCGTACCATGGAAGTAGAACAGCCGCCGCTGCGCATTATCTCCCCGGGCCGCGTTTATCGTAACGATTACGATCAAACCCACACGCCGATGTTCCATCAGGTGGAAGGTTTGCTGGTTGACGAGAATATTTCTTTTGCCGACCTCAAAGGCATTCTTCACGATTTCTTGCAGAACTTCTTTGAAGAAGACTTAGAAGTGCGTTTTCGCCCCAGTTTCTTCCCCTTTACCGAACCGTCTGCCGAAGTGGATGTGAAAGGTAAAAACGGTAAATGGTTGGAAGTCTTAGGGTGCGGCATGGTGCATCCCAACGTGCTTAAAGCGGTAGGGATTGATGCGGAAAAATACACCGGCTTTGCCTTTGGTATGGGCGTGGAGCGCCTGACCATGCTGCGCTACGGCGTTAACGACCTGCGGGCGTTCTTCGAGAACGATGTCCGTTTCTTGAAGCAGTTCAACTAA
- the pheT gene encoding phenylalanine--tRNA ligase subunit beta: MKFSENWLRQWVNPAIDTQTLSEQLSMAGLEVDGIEPVAGAFHTVVVGEVVECGQHPDADKLRVTKVNVGEEALLDIVCGAPNCRQGLKVAVAKVGAVLPGDFKIKKAKLRGQPSHGMLCSFTELGIDIEADGIIELPADAEIGSDVRDYLDLNDNAIEVDLTPNRADCLGLLGLAREVGVLNNLDVTEVACTPVAASISDKLAISLQAADACPKYLGRVIKGVDLSRPSPLWLTERLRRSGIRSIDAVVDVTNYVLLELGHPLHAFDLAAIDGGIHARLATKGEKLTLLDESEVELSENTLVIADDNKALAMAGIFGGLHSGVTSSSQDIFLEAAFFAPDAITGRARQYGLHTDASHRYERGVDPALTNKAMERATALLLDIVGGEAGPVVEAVSAEHLPKSGQIVLRKARLAKVLGAKIGDDKVTEILSRLGTKPQFDGEKWTVTAPSYRFDMAIEEDLIEEVARVYGYNNIANKAPEAKLLMNRHREAELNLQRVKTLLVDLGYQEAITYSFVEPKAQATLFPTEQAQILPHPISADMSAMRVSLLPGLLQAVLYNQNRQQGRVRLFESGLRFITRDGELKQQKMLAGVITGSAFGEHWTMEQRGSDFFDLKGDIEQLLAMTAATDEFRFERSDLGALHPGQSAKILRGDELVGHFGVLHPAAAKALGLKSQPLVFELQWEMLGERKIPEAKPVSRFPANRRDLALVVKNEISAGNILEVVQKIGGKQVVDVNLFDLYSGKGVAEGHKSLAVSLTLQDPARTLEDGEIADVLAKVIDALKSQFNASLRE; the protein is encoded by the coding sequence ATGAAATTTTCTGAAAATTGGCTGCGCCAGTGGGTAAATCCGGCAATTGATACCCAGACGCTGTCTGAGCAGTTGTCTATGGCGGGCTTGGAAGTTGACGGTATTGAACCTGTTGCCGGTGCTTTTCACACCGTAGTGGTTGGGGAAGTGGTTGAATGTGGCCAACACCCTGACGCCGATAAACTGCGTGTAACCAAGGTCAATGTCGGCGAAGAAGCGCTGCTGGATATCGTTTGTGGCGCGCCTAATTGCCGCCAAGGGCTGAAAGTGGCGGTTGCCAAAGTCGGCGCGGTATTGCCTGGCGATTTTAAAATTAAAAAAGCGAAATTACGTGGCCAGCCTTCCCACGGCATGCTCTGTTCTTTCACCGAACTGGGTATTGATATCGAAGCCGATGGCATTATTGAACTGCCAGCAGATGCTGAAATTGGCAGTGATGTTCGCGACTACCTGGATCTGAACGATAACGCTATCGAAGTGGATTTAACCCCTAACCGCGCCGACTGCCTGGGGCTTTTGGGCCTGGCTCGCGAAGTGGGTGTACTTAATAACCTCGACGTTACCGAGGTTGCCTGCACTCCGGTTGCCGCCAGCATTAGCGACAAACTGGCCATTAGCCTGCAAGCCGCTGATGCTTGCCCTAAATATCTGGGCCGGGTCATTAAAGGTGTAGATTTAAGCCGCCCAAGCCCGCTGTGGCTCACTGAGCGCCTTCGCCGCAGTGGTATTCGCAGCATCGATGCCGTTGTCGATGTCACCAACTACGTGCTGCTTGAGCTCGGCCATCCGCTGCATGCCTTTGATTTAGCAGCTATTGACGGTGGTATTCACGCGCGTCTGGCAACCAAAGGTGAAAAGCTCACCTTGTTGGACGAGTCGGAAGTTGAGCTAAGTGAAAATACCCTAGTGATCGCTGATGATAACAAGGCACTGGCCATGGCCGGTATCTTTGGCGGTTTGCACTCCGGGGTCACCAGCAGCAGCCAGGATATTTTCTTGGAAGCCGCGTTTTTTGCGCCTGACGCTATTACCGGCCGGGCGCGTCAGTATGGTTTGCATACCGATGCCTCGCACCGTTACGAGCGCGGTGTTGATCCTGCGCTGACTAATAAGGCAATGGAACGCGCTACGGCCTTGCTGCTGGATATCGTCGGTGGTGAAGCCGGGCCTGTGGTTGAGGCTGTCTCTGCAGAGCACTTGCCCAAGAGCGGGCAAATTGTGCTGCGAAAAGCGCGTTTAGCGAAAGTGCTGGGCGCAAAGATTGGCGACGATAAAGTCACAGAAATTTTGTCGCGTTTGGGCACCAAGCCGCAATTTGATGGCGAAAAGTGGACGGTAACGGCGCCAAGTTATCGCTTCGATATGGCCATTGAAGAAGATCTTATCGAAGAAGTGGCGCGGGTTTACGGTTACAACAACATTGCCAATAAAGCGCCAGAAGCGAAGTTGCTGATGAATCGCCATCGCGAGGCCGAGCTTAACCTGCAGCGGGTGAAAACGCTGCTGGTTGATTTAGGTTATCAAGAAGCCATTACCTACAGCTTTGTTGAACCTAAAGCGCAGGCGACCCTGTTCCCAACCGAACAAGCGCAAATTCTGCCGCATCCCATTTCTGCCGATATGTCAGCGATGCGGGTGTCTTTGTTGCCGGGCCTCTTGCAAGCGGTGCTTTATAACCAGAACCGCCAGCAAGGCCGGGTACGGTTGTTTGAGTCGGGCCTGCGTTTTATTACCCGTGATGGTGAACTCAAACAGCAAAAAATGCTGGCCGGTGTTATCACCGGTAGTGCTTTTGGTGAGCACTGGACCATGGAGCAGCGCGGTAGCGACTTTTTCGACCTCAAAGGCGATATCGAGCAGCTGCTGGCCATGACGGCGGCAACTGATGAATTTCGTTTTGAACGTAGCGACCTTGGCGCGCTGCATCCGGGGCAAAGTGCCAAGATTTTGCGCGGTGATGAGCTGGTCGGCCATTTTGGTGTCTTGCACCCTGCCGCTGCGAAAGCCCTTGGTTTGAAGTCCCAGCCCTTGGTCTTTGAATTGCAATGGGAAATGCTCGGTGAGCGCAAAATTCCCGAAGCAAAACCGGTTTCTCGCTTCCCTGCGAACCGCCGTGACCTCGCTCTGGTGGTGAAAAACGAGATTTCTGCAGGAAATATTCTCGAAGTAGTGCAAAAAATTGGCGGAAAACAAGTAGTTGACGTAAACTTGTTTGACCTGTACAGCGGGAAGGGCGTTGCCGAAGGCCATAAGAGCCTTGCAGTAAGCCTCACGCTTCAGGACCCGGCGCGTACTTTGGAAGACGGCGAAATTGCCGACGTGCTTGCCAAAGTTATTGACGCGCTGAAAAGCCAGTTCAACGCATCCTTAAGGGAGTGA
- a CDS encoding 23S rRNA (adenine(2030)-N(6))-methyltransferase RlmJ: protein MLSYRHAFHAGNYADVLKHAVVAYILDYLKQKDKPFYVHDTHAGAGRYLLSAEKAQKTGEYKDGIAKVLAEKTLPEALKPYVAVVKAMNSGELRHYPGSPYLEKALMREGDRLFLTELHPADVALLEQTFTKDRQVRIEKADAYQTLIAKLPPKEKRGVVVMDPPYELKDDYQAVVSAISDAYRRFANGTYVLWYPVVDRAQVESMLAAFKATGIKKQLRIEQSLRPDTDQHGMTGAGLLVINPPWTLKAAMDETLPWLDKVLAAGAGQYQCQWLVGE, encoded by the coding sequence ATGCTCAGTTACCGTCACGCCTTTCACGCTGGCAATTATGCCGATGTACTCAAACACGCCGTTGTCGCTTATATCCTTGATTACCTAAAACAAAAGGATAAGCCTTTCTACGTACATGACACCCACGCCGGGGCGGGCCGCTACTTACTCAGTGCTGAAAAGGCGCAAAAGACCGGTGAGTATAAAGACGGTATTGCCAAGGTGTTGGCCGAAAAAACGCTTCCTGAAGCACTGAAGCCCTATGTTGCGGTGGTCAAGGCAATGAATAGCGGCGAGCTTCGTCATTACCCGGGTTCCCCTTATTTGGAAAAAGCCTTAATGCGTGAAGGAGACCGGCTTTTCCTTACCGAACTGCATCCAGCTGATGTAGCGCTCCTTGAGCAGACCTTTACCAAAGACCGCCAGGTACGCATTGAAAAGGCCGACGCCTACCAAACCTTGATTGCAAAGCTGCCGCCGAAAGAGAAACGCGGTGTGGTGGTCATGGACCCGCCATATGAGCTAAAAGACGATTATCAGGCGGTGGTTAGCGCTATTAGTGACGCATATCGGCGGTTTGCTAATGGCACCTATGTTTTGTGGTATCCGGTAGTTGACCGAGCGCAGGTTGAAAGCATGCTGGCCGCTTTTAAGGCGACAGGCATTAAGAAACAGTTACGCATTGAGCAAAGCCTGCGACCTGATACCGACCAGCATGGTATGACCGGTGCTGGCTTGTTGGTGATTAACCCGCCTTGGACACTCAAAGCCGCAATGGATGAAACCTTACCTTGGCTTGATAAAGTGTTAGCGGCAGGTGCCGGGCAGTATCAATGTCAGTGGTTGGTGGGCGAATAG
- a CDS encoding CPXCG motif-containing cysteine-rich protein, whose translation MEQVKQVQVTCPSCGQPTYITVEPADIGEDFIEDCANCCSPIHIQVTELDDGEWSVQVDGDDEQLY comes from the coding sequence ATGGAACAGGTAAAGCAGGTGCAGGTAACCTGCCCTAGCTGCGGCCAGCCTACTTATATCACCGTTGAACCGGCTGATATTGGTGAGGATTTTATTGAGGACTGCGCAAATTGCTGCAGCCCTATTCATATCCAAGTAACCGAATTAGACGATGGCGAATGGTCGGTACAAGTTGATGGCGATGATGAGCAGCTCTATTAG
- a CDS encoding START domain-containing protein, which produces MRRAPSSWLLGLLLAPTLAFGQWQQQDTKDGVQLWTQRSASGQLQIKAQCQAVTRLSAFVAVMNDLPAIPKWMAFVSSVVQLDKPSSTQDIVATQFDLPWPAKNRDMITLSTWHQDPDLTLHLTFTDQGGDYPLAPGFIRMKKVSGEWTLTPQSQGMTQIQYVGSADAGGWLPHWLVNHLSLRSTAKTMASLCSRITKLEYQDAQYPFVTEPAATRTRSEQR; this is translated from the coding sequence GTGCGGCGGGCGCCTTCTAGTTGGCTGTTGGGGCTGTTACTGGCCCCGACACTGGCCTTTGGACAATGGCAGCAACAAGACACCAAGGATGGTGTGCAGCTCTGGACGCAGCGTTCTGCTTCGGGGCAACTGCAAATAAAAGCACAATGCCAAGCGGTTACGCGTCTATCCGCCTTTGTTGCGGTAATGAATGACCTACCCGCAATTCCGAAATGGATGGCGTTTGTATCTTCTGTCGTACAGTTAGATAAACCCAGCTCAACTCAAGATATTGTGGCAACCCAGTTTGACCTGCCCTGGCCTGCTAAGAACCGCGACATGATAACCCTGTCGACCTGGCACCAGGACCCTGATCTGACTCTGCACCTCACCTTTACTGACCAAGGCGGCGATTACCCTCTCGCCCCGGGCTTTATCAGAATGAAGAAAGTGTCTGGCGAGTGGACCTTAACGCCACAAAGCCAGGGAATGACACAAATACAGTATGTTGGCAGCGCTGACGCCGGTGGTTGGCTTCCCCATTGGTTAGTTAATCATTTAAGCCTTCGTTCCACCGCCAAGACCATGGCCAGCTTGTGTTCTCGAATCACTAAACTTGAATACCAAGATGCACAGTATCCCTTTGTGACAGAGCCCGCCGCCACGCGCACCCGTAGTGAACAGCGCTAA
- a CDS encoding fructosamine kinase family protein: protein MWHSLQDEIGAFIGHPFHITERRLHQTGPRWQSYIIGDGQLRLYVKLSELTFAEQLHAEAFCLAELSRFGPLRTPEVVCGGATTGFAYLVMEYLPFSAPSRRGWQRLGEGLAALHQRQDQAMYGFDEDNFIGNTPQPNPWHKHWYRFFTEQRLAYQLSLLAEKGQGLDDSDHLLDCAVKLLKHHQPTPSLLHGDLWRGNVGFINDQPVIYDPGSYYGDREADIAMTELFGRFDPDFYAAYDDTLPLDESYESRRDLYNLYHLINHANLFGGTYLLEVKEAASQLLGRFGQR from the coding sequence ATGTGGCACAGCTTGCAGGACGAAATAGGCGCCTTTATCGGTCATCCTTTTCACATCACCGAGCGGCGTTTGCATCAAACCGGGCCAAGGTGGCAAAGCTACATTATCGGTGACGGCCAGCTGCGCCTGTACGTCAAACTCAGTGAACTCACTTTTGCAGAACAACTGCACGCAGAGGCATTTTGCCTGGCGGAGTTATCGCGCTTTGGGCCGCTGCGGACACCGGAAGTCGTCTGTGGGGGGGCGACCACCGGCTTTGCCTACCTGGTGATGGAGTATTTGCCTTTTTCTGCTCCCAGCCGCCGAGGCTGGCAGCGTTTGGGCGAAGGTTTAGCGGCGCTGCATCAACGCCAAGACCAAGCCATGTATGGCTTTGACGAAGATAACTTTATTGGCAATACGCCACAGCCAAACCCTTGGCATAAACATTGGTACCGCTTTTTTACAGAGCAGCGGCTGGCCTATCAGTTAAGCTTGTTGGCAGAAAAAGGCCAGGGCCTAGACGACAGTGACCATCTCCTTGATTGCGCAGTGAAATTACTCAAACATCACCAGCCTACGCCCTCGCTACTCCATGGCGACCTTTGGCGAGGCAATGTCGGGTTTATAAACGATCAACCGGTGATTTATGACCCAGGAAGCTATTATGGGGACAGGGAAGCCGACATTGCGATGACTGAACTATTTGGCCGTTTTGACCCTGATTTCTATGCCGCCTATGACGACACCTTGCCCTTAGATGAAAGTTACGAAAGCCGGCGCGATCTGTATAACCTCTATCACCTCATCAACCATGCCAACCTCTTTGGTGGCACCTATCTGTTGGAAGTTAAAGAGGCCGCAAGCCAGCTACTGGGCAGATTTGGTCAACGTTAG
- the thrS gene encoding threonine--tRNA ligase, which translates to MPAITLPDGSVRHFDNPVSIMDVAQDIGPGLAKATIAGRVNGELMDASDIIENDAKLSIITAKDQDGLEILRHSCAHLLGHAIKQLWPQTKMAIGPVIDNGFYYDVDLDFPITQEHLDQLEARMHELAEKDYDVIKKKVSWQEARDTFEARGENYKMAILDENISHDDKPGLYHHQEYVDMCRGPHVPNMKFCHHFKLMKVAGAYWRGDAKNKMLQRIYGTAWADKKALKSYLLQLEEAEKRDHRKIGKQLDLFHFQEEAPGMVFWHNDGWVIFRQLETFIREKLREFDYQEVKGPLMMDRVLWERSGHWEKYADAMFTTSSENRDYAIKPMNCPGHVQIFNQGLKSYRDLPLRMAEFGSCHRNEPSGALHGLMRVRGFTQDDAHIFCTEDQIQAEVASCIDMVYSTYATFGFENIKVKLSTRPEQRIGSDAIWDKAEKGLAEALTAKGIEYDLQPGEGAFYGPKIEFTLHDCLNRAWQCGTVQLDFALPGRLSASFVAEDNERKIPVMIHRAILGSLERFIGILIEEYAGFFPAWLAPTQAVVMNITDAQADYVQEVVKTLESAGIRAKADLRNEKIGFKIREHTLKRVPYLLVVGDKEREAGEIAVRTRKGQDLGKFKLEDFITQLKGEIASRGKQTVEE; encoded by the coding sequence ATGCCTGCTATTACCCTGCCTGACGGTTCCGTTCGTCATTTTGATAATCCCGTTTCCATTATGGATGTGGCTCAGGACATCGGCCCTGGCCTTGCAAAAGCCACCATTGCTGGCCGTGTTAACGGCGAGCTGATGGACGCCAGCGACATCATCGAAAATGACGCCAAGCTTTCTATCATTACCGCCAAAGACCAAGACGGCCTTGAAATTCTGCGCCACTCTTGTGCGCACTTGTTAGGCCACGCCATTAAACAACTTTGGCCACAAACCAAAATGGCCATCGGCCCGGTGATCGATAACGGCTTTTACTATGACGTTGACCTGGATTTTCCCATTACCCAGGAACACTTAGATCAGCTCGAAGCGCGTATGCACGAGTTGGCTGAAAAAGATTACGACGTCATCAAGAAAAAAGTGAGCTGGCAGGAAGCGCGTGACACCTTTGAGGCGCGTGGCGAAAACTACAAAATGGCCATCTTGGATGAAAACATCAGCCATGATGACAAGCCCGGCCTGTACCATCACCAAGAATATGTGGATATGTGCCGTGGCCCGCACGTACCCAACATGAAGTTTTGCCATCATTTTAAATTGATGAAAGTTGCCGGCGCCTATTGGCGTGGTGATGCCAAAAATAAAATGCTGCAGCGCATTTACGGTACTGCCTGGGCCGATAAAAAAGCCCTTAAGTCTTATTTGCTGCAGTTAGAAGAAGCCGAAAAACGCGACCACCGTAAAATTGGTAAGCAGCTGGATTTATTCCACTTCCAAGAAGAAGCGCCGGGCATGGTATTCTGGCATAACGATGGCTGGGTGATTTTTAGGCAGCTGGAAACCTTTATCCGCGAAAAGTTACGAGAGTTTGATTATCAAGAGGTAAAAGGCCCCTTGATGATGGACCGCGTACTTTGGGAGCGCTCAGGGCACTGGGAAAAATACGCAGATGCGATGTTTACCACCAGCTCTGAAAACCGTGACTATGCCATTAAGCCCATGAACTGCCCGGGCCATGTGCAGATTTTTAACCAAGGTTTGAAGTCTTACCGCGACCTGCCGCTGCGTATGGCCGAATTTGGTTCTTGCCACCGTAACGAGCCCAGTGGCGCTCTGCACGGCCTGATGCGGGTACGGGGCTTTACCCAAGACGATGCCCACATTTTCTGTACCGAAGATCAAATTCAAGCGGAAGTGGCTAGCTGTATCGACATGGTTTACAGCACCTATGCCACCTTTGGCTTTGAAAACATCAAGGTTAAACTGTCAACACGTCCTGAACAGCGCATCGGCTCTGATGCCATTTGGGATAAAGCCGAAAAAGGTCTGGCTGAAGCGCTAACCGCCAAAGGTATTGAATACGACCTGCAGCCAGGCGAGGGCGCTTTTTATGGTCCTAAAATCGAATTTACCTTGCATGACTGCCTGAATCGGGCTTGGCAATGTGGTACTGTGCAACTCGACTTTGCACTGCCAGGGCGCTTAAGTGCCAGTTTTGTAGCAGAAGATAATGAGCGTAAAATCCCAGTAATGATCCACCGAGCCATCCTGGGTTCCTTGGAACGCTTTATCGGTATTCTCATTGAAGAGTACGCCGGTTTCTTCCCTGCATGGCTTGCACCAACCCAAGCCGTGGTGATGAATATCACCGATGCACAGGCAGATTACGTGCAAGAAGTTGTAAAAACCCTTGAAAGCGCGGGCATTCGTGCAAAAGCCGACTTGAGAAACGAGAAGATTGGCTTTAAAATCCGCGAGCACACGCTTAAGCGCGTCCCCTATCTCCTGGTTGTGGGGGATAAAGAACGGGAAGCCGGCGAAATCGCCGTCCGTACGCGCAAAGGACAAGATCTCGGCAAGTTCAAGCTGGAAGACTTTATTACCCAGCTTAAAGGCGAAATTGCCAGCCGAGGCAAACAAACCGTGGAGGAATAA
- a CDS encoding M28 family peptidase: MFKPMLVAAALLPSLSFAQTTPPASKSDLYDIASAISAPRMKADVTKLVGFGTRHTLSSQTSKSRGIGAATDWIEAQFNAISKECGGCLEVIRVSDTISGEKRIPNATKVTNVIAIKWGTEDKLRMAMLSGDIDSRVTDVMNADAYEPGANDNASGIAATLESARVLSHYDFPGTVVFAALSAEEQGLFGGKILAKYARQHHWRIEGMINNDMIGNTSGIDGIKDNHTVRVFSEGTRAVETEKEARIRRFTGGELDSPSRNLGRYIKALAHLYMPRLDVMMVYRLDRFGRGGHHSPFNDAGYPGVRLMEAHENYNRQHQDVRTENGIHYGDVLSGVDFDYARKITALDAVTLASMAWAPAAPQQVAIKGAVSPDTTLSWQLGTDKQLAGYKVYWRLTTEPTWTHSRYVGKTDTFTLKGVVIDNYFFGVAAVAKDGTESPVVFPGAAGAF; the protein is encoded by the coding sequence ATGTTTAAACCAATGCTCGTTGCCGCCGCCTTATTGCCAAGCTTGAGTTTCGCCCAGACCACACCGCCAGCCAGTAAAAGTGACCTTTATGATATCGCCTCGGCAATATCGGCACCGCGCATGAAAGCCGATGTCACCAAATTAGTCGGCTTTGGTACACGTCATACCCTTTCCAGCCAAACCTCAAAAAGCCGTGGTATTGGGGCCGCCACCGATTGGATAGAAGCGCAGTTTAACGCCATCAGTAAAGAGTGCGGCGGGTGCCTGGAAGTGATCCGGGTATCTGACACCATTAGCGGCGAAAAACGCATACCCAATGCCACTAAGGTCACCAATGTTATCGCCATAAAATGGGGAACAGAAGATAAGCTGCGGATGGCCATGCTGTCAGGGGATATCGACTCAAGGGTGACAGACGTCATGAATGCCGATGCCTATGAGCCAGGCGCTAATGACAATGCCTCTGGCATTGCCGCCACCTTGGAATCGGCCCGGGTATTAAGCCACTACGATTTTCCCGGCACCGTTGTTTTTGCCGCGCTATCGGCCGAAGAACAAGGCCTTTTTGGCGGTAAAATTTTGGCTAAATATGCCCGCCAGCATCATTGGCGTATTGAAGGGATGATCAACAACGACATGATAGGCAATACCTCCGGTATTGATGGCATCAAAGATAACCATACTGTGCGGGTGTTTTCGGAAGGTACTCGCGCTGTGGAAACCGAAAAAGAAGCCCGTATTCGCCGTTTCACCGGAGGAGAGTTAGATTCGCCATCAAGAAATTTAGGGCGATACATCAAGGCGCTGGCCCATTTATACATGCCCAGGCTTGATGTAATGATGGTCTACCGTTTAGATAGGTTTGGCCGTGGTGGCCACCATAGCCCGTTTAACGATGCCGGCTATCCCGGGGTGCGGTTGATGGAAGCCCATGAAAACTACAACCGCCAACACCAAGATGTTCGTACCGAAAATGGCATACATTACGGTGACGTTTTGTCCGGTGTCGACTTTGACTATGCCCGTAAAATTACCGCACTGGACGCCGTAACACTGGCTTCCATGGCCTGGGCTCCCGCTGCACCACAACAGGTTGCCATTAAAGGTGCGGTAAGCCCTGACACTACCTTGTCTTGGCAGTTGGGTACGGACAAACAATTGGCGGGATATAAGGTATATTGGCGCTTGACCACAGAGCCGACCTGGACACACAGTCGCTATGTTGGAAAAACGGATACTTTTACTCTCAAGGGAGTGGTCATTGATAACTATTTCTTCGGCGTTGCCGCCGTCGCGAAAGATGGCACCGAAAGCCCGGTGGTATTCCCCGGTGCGGCGGGCGCCTTCTAG
- the rplT gene encoding 50S ribosomal protein L20, with the protein MPRVKRGVTARARHKKVMKAAKGYYGARSRVYRVAFQAVIKAGQYAYRDRRAKKRQFRQLWIARINAASRQNGLSYSRFINGLKKASVEIDRKILSDIAVHDKAAFTALVEKAKAAL; encoded by the coding sequence ATGCCAAGAGTAAAACGTGGTGTAACTGCTCGCGCCCGTCACAAGAAGGTAATGAAGGCCGCCAAAGGTTACTATGGCGCCCGTAGCCGTGTTTATCGCGTTGCCTTCCAGGCCGTGATCAAAGCCGGTCAATACGCTTACCGTGACCGTCGTGCCAAAAAACGTCAGTTCCGTCAGCTGTGGATTGCCCGTATCAACGCGGCTTCCCGCCAGAACGGTCTGTCCTACAGCCGTTTCATTAACGGTCTGAAGAAAGCTTCCGTGGAAATCGATCGTAAGATTTTGTCTGACATCGCTGTACACGATAAAGCCGCCTTCACTGCACTGGTTGAAAAAGCCAAGGCAGCACTTTAA
- the rpmI gene encoding 50S ribosomal protein L35 — protein MSKMKTHRGAAKRFKKTASGGYKFKQSHLRHILTKKSTKRKRQLRNSHQVTAADKPLVDRMLPNL, from the coding sequence ATGTCTAAAATGAAGACCCATCGTGGCGCTGCCAAGCGGTTCAAAAAAACTGCATCTGGTGGCTATAAGTTCAAGCAGTCTCATCTGCGCCACATCTTGACTAAAAAATCCACCAAGCGTAAGCGTCAGCTGCGTAATTCTCATCAGGTGACCGCTGCGGATAAGCCGCTGGTCGACCGTATGCTGCCTAACCTGTAA
- the infC gene encoding translation initiation factor IF-3 produces the protein MKGGRRGPVVQQKPKHRINDLIRIPEVRLIGAEGEQLGVVKIQDALAQAETAQMDLVEISPNAEPPVCQIMDYGKFLYEKQKAQKEQKKKQKQIQVKEIKFRPGTDEGDYQVKLRNLVRFLEEGDKAKITLRFRGREMAHQELGRDLLERIKADLEELSVVESFPKMEGRQMVMVLAPKKK, from the coding sequence ATTAAAGGCGGAAGACGGGGCCCAGTGGTCCAGCAGAAACCGAAACACCGTATCAACGACCTCATTCGTATCCCTGAGGTACGCCTTATTGGCGCCGAAGGCGAGCAGCTTGGTGTCGTTAAAATCCAAGATGCTCTGGCTCAGGCCGAAACTGCCCAAATGGACCTCGTAGAGATCAGTCCAAACGCAGAGCCGCCAGTTTGCCAGATCATGGATTACGGCAAGTTCCTCTACGAGAAACAGAAAGCGCAAAAAGAACAAAAGAAAAAGCAGAAACAGATCCAGGTGAAGGAAATCAAATTCCGCCCTGGCACAGATGAAGGCGACTACCAGGTAAAACTGCGCAACCTGGTTCGTTTTCTGGAAGAAGGTGACAAAGCCAAGATCACACTGCGTTTTCGCGGGCGTGAAATGGCGCACCAAGAGCTCGGTCGTGACCTGCTTGAGCGGATCAAGGCTGATCTTGAAGAACTGTCTGTTGTTGAGTCCTTCCCGAAAATGGAAGGCCGCCAGATGGTGATGGTGCTGGCACCCAAAAAGAAATAA